One Faecalicatena sp. Marseille-Q4148 DNA window includes the following coding sequences:
- the tuf gene encoding elongation factor Tu produces MAKAKFERSKPHCNIGTIGHVDHGKTTLTAAITKTLAARVEGNAAVDFENIDKAPEERERGITISTSHVEYETENRHYAHVDCPGHADYVKNMITGAAQMDGAILVVAATDGVMAQTREHILLSRQVGVPYIVVFMNKCDMVDDEELLELVEMEIRELLDEYEFPGDDTPIIQGSALKALEDPNSEWGDKIMELMAAVDSYIPDPERATDKPFLMPVEDVFSITGRGTVATGRVERGTLHVSDEVEIVGIKEDTRKVVVTGIEMFRKLLDEAQAGDNIGALLRGVQRTEIERGQVLVKPGSVTCHHKFTAQVYVLTKDEGGRHTPFFNNYRPQFYFRTTDVTGVCELPEGIEMCMPGDNVEMTVELIHPVAMEQGLRFAIREGGRTVGSGKVATIIE; encoded by the coding sequence ATGGCAAAGGCTAAATTTGAAAGAAGCAAACCACATTGTAACATTGGTACAATCGGACACGTTGACCACGGTAAAACAACTTTAACAGCTGCTATCACAAAAACTCTTGCTGCAAGAGTAGAAGGTAACGCTGCTGTAGATTTCGAAAACATCGATAAAGCTCCGGAAGAAAGAGAACGTGGTATCACAATTTCTACTTCTCACGTTGAGTACGAGACAGAGAACCGTCACTACGCTCACGTTGACTGCCCAGGTCATGCTGACTACGTTAAAAACATGATCACAGGTGCTGCTCAGATGGATGGTGCTATCCTTGTTGTAGCTGCTACTGATGGTGTTATGGCTCAGACAAGAGAGCACATCCTGCTTTCTCGTCAGGTAGGTGTACCTTACATCGTTGTATTCATGAACAAATGTGACATGGTAGACGACGAAGAGTTACTTGAATTAGTAGAGATGGAAATCCGTGAATTATTAGACGAGTATGAATTCCCAGGAGATGATACTCCAATCATCCAGGGATCAGCTCTGAAAGCTCTTGAAGATCCTAACAGCGAATGGGGCGACAAGATCATGGAACTTATGGCAGCTGTTGACAGCTACATTCCAGATCCGGAACGTGCAACAGACAAACCATTCCTTATGCCAGTAGAGGACGTATTCTCTATCACAGGACGTGGTACAGTTGCTACAGGTAGAGTAGAGCGTGGTACACTTCATGTATCTGACGAAGTTGAAATCGTTGGTATCAAAGAAGATACTCGTAAAGTAGTTGTAACAGGTATCGAGATGTTCCGTAAACTTCTTGATGAAGCTCAGGCTGGTGACAACATTGGTGCACTTCTTCGTGGTGTTCAGAGAACAGAAATCGAAAGAGGACAGGTTCTTGTTAAACCAGGCAGTGTAACATGCCACCACAAATTTACAGCTCAGGTTTACGTTTTAACAAAAGATGAAGGTGGACGTCATACACCATTCTTCAACAACTACCGTCCACAGTTCTACTTCAGAACAACAGACGTTACAGGTGTTTGCGAATTACCAGAAGGTATCGAAATGTGCATGCCTGGTGATAACGTAGAAATGACAGTTGAACTGATCCACCCAGTAGCTATGGAGCAGGGTCTTCGTTTCGCTATCCGTGAAGGCGGACGTACAGTAGGATCAGGAAAAGTTGCTACAATCATCGAGTAA